A window of Jannaschia sp. M317 contains these coding sequences:
- a CDS encoding DUF427 domain-containing protein: MAKITVSPAAGVWTVRSEDGVLVESRNALALTEGDYPTVIYFPRADVAMALLELSDTTSRCPFKGDASYFHYVGQSARIADVAWTYGDVINPDAKAIEGHLAFYGDKVTVERV, translated from the coding sequence ATGGCCAAGATCACCGTTTCGCCCGCTGCGGGCGTCTGGACCGTGCGCAGCGAAGATGGCGTGCTCGTCGAGAGCCGGAACGCCCTGGCATTGACCGAGGGCGACTATCCCACTGTCATCTATTTTCCGCGCGCCGATGTGGCGATGGCTCTGCTGGAGCTGTCAGACACCACCAGCCGCTGTCCGTTCAAAGGGGACGCCAGCTATTTCCATTACGTCGGGCAGTCGGCCCGGATTGCGGATGTGGCCTGGACCTATGGGGACGTGATCAACCCGGACGCCAAGGCGATCGAGGGGCACCTGGCCTTCTACGGCGACAAGGTGACCGTCGAGCGGGTTTGA